One genomic segment of Panicum virgatum strain AP13 chromosome 2N, P.virgatum_v5, whole genome shotgun sequence includes these proteins:
- the LOC120662439 gene encoding uncharacterized protein LOC120662439 has product MSRLKHYGPYRRPGHSLAEDSTRWDPLKTAVGGYSHIFVAIDKFTKWIEIKPVTATTAAKAAEFIEEISHLFGVPNRIITDMGTSFTSSEFWDYCQESCIDVYYASVEHPRCNGQVKRANGLILQGLKTRIFDPIEKYGAKWFQEQPRVVWGLRTQRSRATGYSPFFMVYGSEAVLPSDIAFGAPRIQNYDENEAEAARCTDIDSAEEHRLMASIQHARYEQQLRCYHDRNVHERDFNVGDLVL; this is encoded by the coding sequence ATGTCCCGGCTCAAGCACTACGGACCATACCGCCGTCCTGGCCATTCGCTTGCTGAGGACTCGACTCGGTGGGACCCCCTAAAGACGGCCGTCGGCGGATACAGTCACATATTCGtggccatcgacaagttcacaaaatggatcgaAATCAAGCCGGTGACAGCCACCACAGCAGCCAAGGCAGCCGAGTTCATTGAGGAGATATCACACCTATTCGGGGTGCCTAACCGGATCATCACAGATATGGGTACTTCATTCACGAGCTCCGAGTTCTGGGACTACTGCCAAGAAAGCTGCATCGACGTCTACTATGCCTCCGTGGAACACCCCAGGTGCAATGGCCAAGTTAAAAGGGCCAACGGCTTGATCCTCCAGGGGCTCAAAACCAGAATTTTCGACCCGATCGAAAAGTATGGTGCAAAGTGGTTCCAAGAACAACCCAGAGTAGTTTGGGGACTACGCACACAAAGAAGTCGGGCTACTGGCTACTCGCCATTCTTCATGGTGTACGGTTCTGAGGCAGTCTTGCCATCGGACATAGCTTTTGGTGCTCCGCGCATCCAGAACTACGACGAGAACGAAGCCGAAGCAGCTCGATGCACCGACATCGACTCGGCAGAAGAGCACCGCCTGATGGCCTCCATCCAGCATGCGAGATATGAACAGCAGCTCCGGTGCTACCATGATCGCAATGTTCACGAGCGCGACTTCAATGTCGGCGACCTAGTTCTGTGA